A stretch of Lathyrus oleraceus cultivar Zhongwan6 chromosome 6, CAAS_Psat_ZW6_1.0, whole genome shotgun sequence DNA encodes these proteins:
- the LOC127097650 gene encoding transcription factor bHLH157, with amino-acid sequence MEMTMPVSLRNKLKTLCDYGDGWSYAILWRFHQTNPMLLNVEEAYYEEELREEIQNMVPLVHLLGEGIVGEAAFTGKYSWLHSVSCEDDSGVFQQFNSGMIKTIVAIPVKAFGVAQFGSRKKVLETMDFLDQTQSLLEEIDEVGLLNGSENAVLSMDFTSEGIDGLLASFSAENSCDWNLRSTNDENYKDLREVFSSEERVTSLEFEENSCFDSLLQQFVSETMAQEVSFRENIQSSMVNVATEADLPSSSNTLNGIISNSLEPVDMLEEFLKFGSVDDLCEWFDPSPDETTICKTMIQLENTLSEPVEFNPTRSDPGLAEKETSVVIHSSENDFLDNTEFDLGSDQGSELWGNLLTPMVNASCNDNIAFSECVSELNTGTPTDNTRKRLFAELGLEELLRGEANYNNPFSSSNFENELSSNKKQMVEFSPTKRTQVHFANLTGSNLMHPVSDLAESNSVLTKKDTFSKLQVAISVNDRNRINVKRAVPAHAKRPEQPAKYTKKKAKPGESTRRPKDRQQIQDCIKELRGIIPHGGKCSIDSLLDRTIRYMLFLGSVIKYADKLQEPNEPKLIDQATGVIPKDKNHGATWAFEVSNPTMLCPIIVEDMNPPGQMLIEMLCEDQGFFLEIVDLIRGFGLNILKAKMDLRKKKLWARFIVEANRHVTRIDVFWSLIRLLQQPNSIGIDSSSCNRSD; translated from the exons ATGGAAATGACAATGCCTGTTAGTTTAAGGAACAAGCTTAAGACTCTTTGTGATTATGGTGACGGTTGGTCTTATGCCATTTTGTGGCGGTTTCATCAAACAAATCCTAT GTTGTTGAATGTGGAAGAAGCATACTATGAGGAAGAATTAAGAGAAGAGATTCAAAACATGGTTCCACTAGTGCATTTGCTTGGTGAAGG AATTGTTGGTGAAGCTGCTTTCACAGGAAAGTATAGTTGGTTACATTCAGTTAGTTGTGAG GATGATTCTGGTGTGTTTCAACAATTCAACTCTGGAATGATTAAG ACAATTGTGGCCATACCTGTCAAAGCATTTGGAGTGGCACAGTTTGGATCAAGAAAGAAGGTTTTGGAGACAATGGATTTTTTGGATCAAACACAAAGTTTACTCGAGGAGATAGATGAAGTCGGGTTATTAAACGGTTCAGAAAATGCAGTTTTATCGATGGATTTTACGAGCGAGGGTATCGATGGATTGCTAGCTTCGTTTTCTGCTGAAAATTCATGTGATTGGAATCTCAGATCGACTAATGATGAAAACTATAAAGATCTGAGAGAAGTTTTTTCTTCTGAAGAAAGGGTGACATCATTAGAATTCGAGGAAAATTCTTGTTTTGATTCATTGTTGCAACAATTTGTATCTGAAACAATGGCACAAGAAGTTTCGTTTCGAGAAAATATACAAAGTTCGATGGTTAATGTTGCGACAGAAGCTGATTTGCCATCAAGTTCAAATACACTGAATGGAATAATCTCTAATAGTTTAGAGCCGGTCGATATGTTGGAAGAGTTTTTGAAGTTCGGCTCCGTGGATGATCTTTGCGAATGGTTCGATCCTTCTCCAGACGAGACTACTATCTGCAAAACAATGATTCAACTGGAAAACACCCTTTCTGAACCGGTAGAGTTTAATCCTACTCGCTCTGATCCTGGCCTGGCCGAGAAAGAAACATCGGTAGTAATCCATAGTTCCGAGAATGATTTCTTGGACAACACGGAATTTGATTTGGGAAGTGATCAAGGTAGCGAATTGTGGGGGAATTTACTTACACCAATGGTGAATGCTAGTTGTAATGATAATATCGCCTTTTCTGAATGCGTGTCCGAGTTAAATACCGGTACACCGACCGATAATACTCGGAAGAGGCTATTCGCAGAGTTAGGACTTGAAGAGCTTTTGAGAGGCGAAGCGAATTACAACAATCCTTTTAGCAGTTCAAATTTTGAAAACGAGTTATCGTCTAACAAAAAACAGATGGTAGAGTTTTCGCCTACGAAAAGAACTCAAGTTCATTTCGCAAACCTTACGGGATCAAACTTGATGCATCCGGTTTCCGATTTGGCGGAGTCGAATAGTGTTTTAACTAAGAAAGATACATTCTCAAAATTACAAGTTGCAATATCGGTTAATGATCGAAACCGCATCAACGTTAAGAGGGCCGTTCCGGCACACGCGAAAAGACCCGAACAACCTGCAAAGTACACCAAGAAGAAGGCTAAACCGGGGGAAAGCACTCGTCGGCCAAAAGATCGGCAGCAGATTCAAGACTGTATTAAAGAGTTGAGAGGAATCATACCTCATGGTGGAAAG TGTAGCATCGATTCGTTGTTAGACCGCACGATCCGATACATGCTTTTCTTAGGAAGTGTCATCAAATATGCAGACAAATTACAAGAGCCTAATGAGCCAAAG CTTATTGATCAAGCAACTGGAGTGATTCCAAAAGACAAAAACCATGGTGCTACATGGGCATTTGAAGTATCAAACCCAACAATGTTATGTCCAATTATAGTCGAGGACATGAATCCGCCCGGCCAAATGCTTATCGAG ATGCTTTGCGAGGATCAAGGCTTCTTCCTTGAGATAGTCGACCTAATCAGAGGTTTCGGGCTGAATATCTTGAAAGCAAAGATGGATTTACGGAAGAAGAAACTATGGGCGCGCTTTATCGTTGAG GCAAATAGACATGTGACAAGGATAGATGTGTTTTGGTCCCTTATTCGTCTTCTACAACAACCAAACTCCATCGGAATCGACTCTTCGTCGTGTAACCGTAGCGATTAA